A window of Actinomycetota bacterium genomic DNA:
CGTCGTCCTGGGTCTCGGCGGTCTGGTCCTGGGTGGTGCTGTCGGGGCTGGACTGCGCTCCCGCCGCCCCGCTGCCTGCGCCCGCGGCCGGGGACGGGGGAGGTACTGCCGGCACCGCGGTCGGCGCGCCCGCCGCCGGGGTGGCTCCGGAGTCGGCCCTCGCCGGTGCCGGAGGGGTGGTGTTGGCCGCCCGGGTGCCTGCAGTGCACCCGGCTGACAGCACGGCGGCGCCCACCAGCACGCCGGCCCTCCAGATCCAGCTTCCGGTCTTGGCCATGTGCCACTCCTTTCGCGGGAAGCTCGGTGCTTCCATACGAGGAAGCGCCCAGAGCACCTCGGCGGATACGGCGGGTACGGTGAAAGCTCTGTGAAATGCAGGTGCGTTCGGCGTGAAGGCGGGTATGACAAGGGCGGCCGCCTGACGGGGGGCCCGCCCGGCGCGCCGAAGAAACGATGGGAGGACGCAGTTGACCGACACCAACCGGCCTGACATCCAGGTGTGGCCCGGGCAGCCCCTGCCCCTCGGCGCCTCCTTTGACGGGGCCGGGACCAATTTCTCGTTGTTCTCCGAGGTCGCCGAGAAAGTCGAGCTGTGTCTCTTCGACGAGGAGGGCGCCGAGACGTGCGTGGTCCTCCCCGAGCGCACCGGCTCCTGGCGCCACGGCTACCTGCCGGCGGTGCGGCCCGGCCAGCGCTACGGCTACCGGGTCCACGGGCCCTACTTCCCGGCTGAGGGCCTGCGATGCAACCCCGCCAAGCTCCTGCTCGACCCCTACGCCAAGGCGGTCGAGGGTTCGGTTGAGTGGTGCCAGGCCGTCTTCCCCTACCGCTGGGGGCCGGGCGACGACCGCGACGACGTCGCCGAGGAGTCCGATTCGGCACCCTTCGTGCCCAAGAGCGTGGTGATCAACCCGTTCTTCGACTGGTCCACCGACCGGCGCCCGAACCGCCCGCTGCACGAGACGGTGGTCTACGAGACCCACGTGAAGGGCCTGACGATGCGCCATCCGGACGTGCCGCCCGAGCAGCGGGGGACCTATGCCGGGCTGGCCTCGCCGGTGATCATCGACTACCTCACCCGCCTGGGTGTCACCGCGGTGGAGCTGATGCCGGTGCACCAGTTCATCCACGACCACCGCCTGGTGGCGCAGGGACTGCGGAACTACTGGGGGTACAACTCGATCGGGTACCTGGCCCCGCACAACGAGTACTGCGCCGGCCCGCACGACGGCGAGCAGGTCCAGGAGTTCAAGTTCATGGTCAAGACGCTGCACGAGGCAGGCCTCGAGGTGATCCTCGACGTGGTCTACAACCACACCGCCGAGGGCAACCACCTGGGGCCGATGCTGTCGTTCCGGGGGATCGACAACGCCGCCTACTACCGCCTGGTCGCCGACAACCGCCGGTACTGCATGGACTACACCGGCACCGGCAACAGCTTGAACATGCGCCATCCCTCCGTGCTGCAGCTGATCATGGACAGCCTGCGCTACTGGGTGCTGGAGATGCACGTCGACGGGTTCCGCTTCGACCTGGCGGCGACCCTGGCCCGGGAGCTGCACGACGTGGACCGCCTGTCGGCGTTCTTCGACCTGATCCAGCAGGACCCGGTCATCAGCCAGGTCAAGCTGATCGCCGAGCCGTGGGACGTGGGGGAGGGCGGCTACCAGGTAGGCAACTTCCCGACATTGTGGTCGGAGTGGAACGGCCAGTACCGTGACTGCATGCGGGATTTCTGGCGGGCCCAGCCGCAGTCCCTGGGTGAGTTCGCCAACCGGCTGACCGGCAGCTCCGACCTGTACGAGGGCGAGGGCCGGCGGCCGTACGCCAGCGTCAACTTCGTCACCGCCCACGACGGCTTCACGCTGGCGGACCTGGTCTCCTACAACGAGAAGCACAACATGGCCAACCAGGAGGACAACCAGGATGGCTCGGACGACAACCGGTCCTGGAACTGCGGGGTGGAGGGTCCGACCGACGACCCCGAGGTCCTGGAGCTGCGCGCCCGCCAGCAGCGCAACTTCCTGGCGACGCTGCTGCTCTCCCAGGGCATCCCCATGGTGCTGGGCGGCGATGAGATCGGGCGGACCCAGGATGGCAACAACAACGCCTACTGCCAGGACGACGACATCTCCTGGTACGACTGGGAGGCGGCCGGGGAGGCCGCCAACACCGAGCTGGAGGAGTTCACCCGCCGGGTGATCGCGCTGCGGGCGCAGCACCCGGTCTTCCACCGCCGGCGCTGGTTCCAGGGCCGGCCGATCCACGGCAGCGCCGTCCGGGACATCGTGTGGTACCGCCCCGACGGCATCGAGATGTCCGACGACGACTGGAACGCGTCCTGGGCGTCCTCGGTGGCCCTCCGACTGGACGGCGAGGGGATCTCCGAGCCCGACGCGCGCGGCGAGCGGGTGCACGACGATACGTTCTTCCTGCTGGTCAACGGCCACTACGAGCCGCTGTCGTTCACCCTGCCCGAGGGGGAGTGGACGCCGGTGCTGGACACCGCCCTGCCTCTCGGGGGCATGGATGACGAGTGGGACGCCGTGAGCGGGGAGCGCAAGGTGGCCGGGCGCAGCATGGTGGTGCTGCGGGGTGCTCCTGCATGACGCACCTGCGGGCGACGTACCGGCTACAGCTCCGGCCCGAATTCGGCTTCGAGGACGCCGCCGCAGTCGTCTCGTACCTGGCTGAGCTCGGGGTGTCCCATGTCTACACCTCGCCCCTCCTGCAGGCCGCTCCGGGGAGCACCCACGGCTACGACGTCGTCGACTACGGCTGGGTCTCGGAGGAGTTGGGGGGCTCCGCCGGGCTGGCCGGCCTGGAAGGCGCCGTGGCCGGGAGCGGGATGGGGATGGTCATCGACATCGTCCCGAACCACATGGCCACCGGGCCGGAGAACGCCTGGTGGTGGGATGTCCTGGAGAACGGCCCCGCCAGCCGGTACGCCTGCTGGTTCGACATCGACTGGCACGGCCCCGAGACCCGGCTGCACAACAAGGTGCTGCTGCCCATCCTCGAAAGCCACTACGGGCGCGTGCTGGAGGCCGGCAAGATCTCCGTGGTCCGCACCGGCGCGGTGTTCCAGGTGCACTGCCCGGGCCACCCGCTGCCGGTGACCCCCGAGTCGCTGGACCTGCTCCTGCTGCTGGCGGCGATCACCTCAGGCTCCGGGGAGCTGGAGAGCATCGCCGCGGCCCTGGGTCGCCTGCCGCCGGGCACCGCTACCGACCCGGAGGCCGTGCGCGAGCGGTCCCGGGACGCCGAGGTCCTGCTGGGGTCGCTGGCCCGGCTGCTGGACGACCGGCCCGCCGTGGCGGCCGCGGTGGACGCCGCCCTGGCGCTCTTGAACGCCGACCCCGACACCCTCGATGTCTTCCTGGAGCGGCAGAACTACCGCCTGGCCTACTGGCGTACCGCCGGCCGGGACCTGCCCTACCGGCGCTTCTTCGACATCAACACCCTGGTGGGGCTCAACATGGAGCGGGAGGAGGTCTTCGCCGCCACCCACGCCCTCATCGGCCGGTGGCTGGATGAGGGCCGGCTGGACGGTGTGCGCGTGGACCACCCGGACGGTCTGCGGGATCCTGAGGGGTACCTCGGGCGCCTGCGGGAGAAGGCGCCTGCGGGCTGGATCGTGGTCGAGAAGATCCTGGAGCAGACCCCGGAGGGCGAGGAGGCCCTGCGGGCCTCCTGGCCGGCCGACGGCACCACCGGCTACGAGTTCCTCAACCGGGTCAACGGCCTGTTCGTCGACCCGGCGGGCGAGCCGGCGCTGAGCGACCTGTACCTGGAGTTCAGCGGCGAGGTGCGCGACTTCGGTGAGGTCGCCCTCGCCTCGAAGCACGACGCCATGTCGAGCGTGCTGGCCAGCGACATCAACCGCCTGACCGAGCTCATGGTGCAGGTGTGCGAGCGCCACCGGCGCTACCGGGACTACACCCGCCACGAGCTACACGAGGCGCTGCGGGAGTTCCTCGCCTGCCTGCCGGTCTACCGCACCTACGTCGATGCCGACCGGGACCGGCTGGCACCCGAGGACCGGTCGGTGGTCCTGGCCGCCGCCGAGCGCGCCCGGGCCCGGCGCAGCGACCTCGACCCCGAGCTGTTCGAGTTCCTCACCGCGGTCCTGACGCTGGTCCTGCGCGGCCCGCAGGAGACCGAGCTGGTCATGCGCCTGCAGCAGATCTCGGCGGCGGTGATGGCCAAGGGCGTCGAGGACACCGCGTTCTACCGCTACCACCGGCTGGTGTCCCTGAATGAGGTGGGCGGGTCCCCGGAACACTTCGGCGGCGACGTGGCGTCGTTCCATCGTGCCTGCCGGCGGGCTGCCGAGCGGTGGCCCCGGGCGATGCTGACCCTGGCCACCCACGACACCAAGCGGGGCCCGGACGTGCGCGCCCGGCTCAACGTGCTCTCCGAAATTCCCGACGCCTGGGCGGGGGCGGTCATCGAGTGGATGAAGCACAACGACCGCCACCGGTCGCCTCAGGGGGCAGCAGTATGGCCCGACCACAACCTCGAGTACCTGCTCTACCAGACGCTGGTGGGAGCGTGGCCGCTCTCCGGGGACCGGGCGCTGGCCTACCTGCAGAAGGCGGCGAAGGAGGCCAAGGAGCACACGTCGTGGACCGATCCCAACCCCGAGTACGACGCCGGCCTGGAACATTTCGTACGCGAAGTACTGCGCGACGAGTGGTTCCTCCGGGAGCTGGAAGCCTTCGTGGGGCAGGTCCGCGGGCCGGGCTGGGTGAACGGCCTGGCGCAGATGCTGGTCCTGCTTACCGCCCCGGGGGTCCCCGATCTGTACCAGGGCACCGAGCTCTGGGACCTGAGCCTGGTGGACCCCGACAACCGGCGCCCGGTCGACTACCCGCTGCGGGTCCGGATGCTGCAGCGCCTGGAGTCCGTACCGGCCGGGGGGCTGTGGGCCGAGGTGGAGTCGGGGCTGCCCAAGCTGGCGGTGGTCAGGGCGGCGCTGGACGTGCGGCGGCGGTTCCCGGCTGCCTTCGAGGGGTCCTATGAGCCGCTGGCGTCCGAGGGGGAAGCGGCTTCCCACGTGGTGGCATTCTGCCGGGGTGGGGAAGTGGTGACCGCCGTCCCGCGTCTGGTCATGGGCGTGCTGGGCGGGCGCGACGGCTGGGGCCTGCGCCCCGGCCCCGCCTGGCGCACCGCGCTGATCCTGCCGCCGGGCAGGTTCCGGGAGGCGATCTCGGGGCGGGTCTTCGAAGGGGGTGCCGCCCTGGGCGACCTGTGGGCCCACCTGCCGGTGGCGCTGCTGACCCGGGAATCGTGACCCGCTTCGCCGTCTGGGCGCCCCAGGCCCGTGAGGGAGTGGCGCTCGTGGCCGGGGGCCGCCCGGTGCCGATGGCGCCCGCCGCGGGGGGCTGGTACGCCCTGGAGGTGCCGGCCGGGGCGGGATCGGGGACCGAGTACCGCTTTGCGCTCGACGGCGGCCCTCCGCTGGCCGACCCCCGCTCGCCGTGGCAACCGCACGGCATCGACGGCCCCTCCCGGGCGGTGGACCACTCGGCGCACACCTGGACGGACGCCGGCTGGCGGGGTGCCACCATGGCGTGGCTGTCGGGCGGGGCCATCTATGAGCTCCATGTCGGCACCTTCACGCCCGAGGGGACCTTCGAGGCCGCCATCGCCCACCTGGACCACCTGGTGGCGCTGGGCGTCCGGGCGGTGGAGCTGATGCCGGTGGCGGAGTTCTCCGGGGACCACGGCTGGGGCTACGACGGCGTGTTCCTCTTCGCCCCGCACCACGCCTACGGGGGCCCCGAAGGACTGAAGCGCCTGGTGGATGCCTGCCACCGGGCGGGCCTGGCGGTGCTGATCGACGTCGTCTACAACCACCTCGGGCCCGCGGGCAACGTCCTGGCGCAGTTCGGGCCGTACTTCACCGACCGGTACGCCACCCCCTGGGGCTCGGCCGTGAACCTCGACGGGCCGGGCAGCGACGAGGTCCGGCGCTTCTTCATCGACAACGTGCTCATGTGGTTGCGGGACTACCACGCCGACGGGCTGCGGATCGACGCGGTCCACGCCATCGTCGACACCTCCGCGGTGCACCTGCTGGAGGAGATGGCCGGAGCCGTGGCGGGCCTGGAGGGCGAGGTCGGCCGTTCCCTGGTGCTGATCGCCGAGAGTGACCTCAACGACCCCCGCGTCGTCCGCCCCGAGGCCCTGGGCGGCTACGGCTTGGACGGCGTGTGGAACGAGGACTTCCACCACGCCCTGCACGCCGCCCTCACCGGCGAGCAGGCGGGCTACTACCAGGACTTCGGGCCGCTGAGCGACGTCTGTGCCTGCCTGGAGCGGGGGGCGGTGTATGACGGGCGTGTCTCGCGGTTCCGGGGCCGGCGCCACGGGCGGCCCTTCGACGGGGTGGCGGGGCGCTCCTTCGTGGGGTTCGTGCAGAACCACGACCAGGTGGGCAACCGGGCGGTGGGGGACCGGCTGGCCGCCCTGGTGCCCATCGGGCGCCTGAAGATCGCCGCCGCCCTCGTGGTGCTCTCGCCCTTCGTGCCCATGGTGTTCATGGGCGAGGAGTGGGGGGCCTCGACGCCGTTCCAGTACTTCACCGACCACCGGGACCCCGAGCTGGGCGCCGCGGTCTCCTCCGGCCGGCGCCGGGAGTTCGCCGCCTTCGCCGGTATGTCCCCCGACGAGATCCCCGACCCGCAGGACCCGGCCACCTTCGAGCGCTCCAAGCTGCGCTGGGCCGAGCTGGGCGAGCCGGCGCACGGCCAGCTGCTGACGTGGCACCGCAGCCTCCTGGAGCTGCGCCGCAGCCTGCCCGACCTGGCGGGCGGGCCGTTGTCCGCCGTCGAAGCGTCATGCCGGGACGATGCCGAGGAGCGCTGGATCCGCATGCGCCGGGGTGCGGTGGAGGTGGCGGCGAACCTCGGGCCCGCGCTGGTGGAGCTGCCGGTGCCCGGCCAGGGCCGGCTGGCGCTGGTGTCGGCGCCCGGGATCTCGCTGGTGCAGGGGCGCCTGTCCCTGCCACCGGATACGGTGGCCGTGGTGGTGGGGACGTGAGGTCACGTTCTTCGTGACGCTGGCTGCCGGCAGGCGCTGACGACCGATCGCCGGGCCGGCGAAGCCCCCTCAGGCCTTCCGGGCCCCCTCAGGCCTTCCGGGCCATGATGTTCAGCCGCACATAGTCCAGCTCCAGTGCCGGGAGGCGGTCCGCCACCGCCGCCACGAAGGCTCCGTGCTCTTCGGGCGGCCGTACCCGCAACTGCGGCCACAGCACCACTGTCGCCAGGAAACGCTCCAGGTCCTCCCGGGTGGCATAGGGCGTCGGTTCGGGGTGCAGCCAGGTCTCGACGTCCACGAAGCCGGCCCGCTGGAGCCGCTCGGCGGTCAGCTCGGCGGTGGCGTACTGCTTCGGGTACGCCTCTCCCGGCGCCACCTGATCCAGTGCCCGGTACACGCTGGCGATGTTGCCCGCCCCGCCGCACTGCGCCACCAGGGCGCCGCCCGGCCGGACCACCCGGG
This region includes:
- the glgX gene encoding glycogen debranching protein GlgX, whose protein sequence is MTDTNRPDIQVWPGQPLPLGASFDGAGTNFSLFSEVAEKVELCLFDEEGAETCVVLPERTGSWRHGYLPAVRPGQRYGYRVHGPYFPAEGLRCNPAKLLLDPYAKAVEGSVEWCQAVFPYRWGPGDDRDDVAEESDSAPFVPKSVVINPFFDWSTDRRPNRPLHETVVYETHVKGLTMRHPDVPPEQRGTYAGLASPVIIDYLTRLGVTAVELMPVHQFIHDHRLVAQGLRNYWGYNSIGYLAPHNEYCAGPHDGEQVQEFKFMVKTLHEAGLEVILDVVYNHTAEGNHLGPMLSFRGIDNAAYYRLVADNRRYCMDYTGTGNSLNMRHPSVLQLIMDSLRYWVLEMHVDGFRFDLAATLARELHDVDRLSAFFDLIQQDPVISQVKLIAEPWDVGEGGYQVGNFPTLWSEWNGQYRDCMRDFWRAQPQSLGEFANRLTGSSDLYEGEGRRPYASVNFVTAHDGFTLADLVSYNEKHNMANQEDNQDGSDDNRSWNCGVEGPTDDPEVLELRARQQRNFLATLLLSQGIPMVLGGDEIGRTQDGNNNAYCQDDDISWYDWEAAGEAANTELEEFTRRVIALRAQHPVFHRRRWFQGRPIHGSAVRDIVWYRPDGIEMSDDDWNASWASSVALRLDGEGISEPDARGERVHDDTFFLLVNGHYEPLSFTLPEGEWTPVLDTALPLGGMDDEWDAVSGERKVAGRSMVVLRGAPA
- the treY gene encoding malto-oligosyltrehalose synthase translates to MTHLRATYRLQLRPEFGFEDAAAVVSYLAELGVSHVYTSPLLQAAPGSTHGYDVVDYGWVSEELGGSAGLAGLEGAVAGSGMGMVIDIVPNHMATGPENAWWWDVLENGPASRYACWFDIDWHGPETRLHNKVLLPILESHYGRVLEAGKISVVRTGAVFQVHCPGHPLPVTPESLDLLLLLAAITSGSGELESIAAALGRLPPGTATDPEAVRERSRDAEVLLGSLARLLDDRPAVAAAVDAALALLNADPDTLDVFLERQNYRLAYWRTAGRDLPYRRFFDINTLVGLNMEREEVFAATHALIGRWLDEGRLDGVRVDHPDGLRDPEGYLGRLREKAPAGWIVVEKILEQTPEGEEALRASWPADGTTGYEFLNRVNGLFVDPAGEPALSDLYLEFSGEVRDFGEVALASKHDAMSSVLASDINRLTELMVQVCERHRRYRDYTRHELHEALREFLACLPVYRTYVDADRDRLAPEDRSVVLAAAERARARRSDLDPELFEFLTAVLTLVLRGPQETELVMRLQQISAAVMAKGVEDTAFYRYHRLVSLNEVGGSPEHFGGDVASFHRACRRAAERWPRAMLTLATHDTKRGPDVRARLNVLSEIPDAWAGAVIEWMKHNDRHRSPQGAAVWPDHNLEYLLYQTLVGAWPLSGDRALAYLQKAAKEAKEHTSWTDPNPEYDAGLEHFVREVLRDEWFLRELEAFVGQVRGPGWVNGLAQMLVLLTAPGVPDLYQGTELWDLSLVDPDNRRPVDYPLRVRMLQRLESVPAGGLWAEVESGLPKLAVVRAALDVRRRFPAAFEGSYEPLASEGEAASHVVAFCRGGEVVTAVPRLVMGVLGGRDGWGLRPGPAWRTALILPPGRFREAISGRVFEGGAALGDLWAHLPVALLTRES
- the treZ gene encoding malto-oligosyltrehalose trehalohydrolase yields the protein MTRFAVWAPQAREGVALVAGGRPVPMAPAAGGWYALEVPAGAGSGTEYRFALDGGPPLADPRSPWQPHGIDGPSRAVDHSAHTWTDAGWRGATMAWLSGGAIYELHVGTFTPEGTFEAAIAHLDHLVALGVRAVELMPVAEFSGDHGWGYDGVFLFAPHHAYGGPEGLKRLVDACHRAGLAVLIDVVYNHLGPAGNVLAQFGPYFTDRYATPWGSAVNLDGPGSDEVRRFFIDNVLMWLRDYHADGLRIDAVHAIVDTSAVHLLEEMAGAVAGLEGEVGRSLVLIAESDLNDPRVVRPEALGGYGLDGVWNEDFHHALHAALTGEQAGYYQDFGPLSDVCACLERGAVYDGRVSRFRGRRHGRPFDGVAGRSFVGFVQNHDQVGNRAVGDRLAALVPIGRLKIAAALVVLSPFVPMVFMGEEWGASTPFQYFTDHRDPELGAAVSSGRRREFAAFAGMSPDEIPDPQDPATFERSKLRWAELGEPAHGQLLTWHRSLLELRRSLPDLAGGPLSAVEASCRDDAEERWIRMRRGAVEVAANLGPALVELPVPGQGRLALVSAPGISLVQGRLSLPPDTVAVVVGT
- a CDS encoding class I SAM-dependent methyltransferase produces the protein MPHEWDAATYDRIADPQARWGQAVIGRLALDGDETVLDAGCGTGRVTAGVLDLLPHGRVVALDGSAAMLGQARERLAGSAGRLSFLHADLRQHLPLATGCLDAIVSTATFHWIPDHQALFGHLARVVRPGGALVAQCGGAGNIASVYRALDQVAPGEAYPKQYATAELTAERLQRAGFVDVETWLHPEPTPYATREDLERFLATVVLWPQLRVRPPEEHGAFVAAVADRLPALELDYVRLNIMARKA